A region from the Sutcliffiella horikoshii genome encodes:
- a CDS encoding redox-sensing transcriptional repressor Rex — MNNEQMKIPQATAKRLPLYYRFIQNLHSSGKQRVSSAELSEAVKVDSATIRRDFSYFGALGKKGYGYNVQYLLTFFRKTLDQDELTYVTLIGVGNLGTAFLHYNFMKNNNTKIVMAFDVDESKIGSEIGGVPVYHLDDIEEQMPENVTVAILTVPAPVAQPIADRLVEKGVKGILNFTPARINVPEEIRIHHIDLAVELQSLVYFLKHYPSE; from the coding sequence ATGAATAACGAACAAATGAAAATTCCACAGGCAACGGCAAAGCGCCTGCCGTTATATTATCGTTTCATCCAGAATTTGCATTCGTCTGGCAAGCAGCGCGTGTCATCTGCGGAGCTTAGTGAAGCGGTAAAGGTAGACAGTGCCACGATCCGCCGGGACTTCAGTTACTTTGGTGCGTTGGGGAAAAAGGGATATGGATATAATGTTCAATATTTGTTAACTTTTTTCAGGAAAACGCTCGACCAAGACGAATTGACATATGTTACTCTAATAGGTGTAGGTAATTTAGGAACCGCCTTCCTACATTATAATTTTATGAAAAACAATAATACGAAAATAGTGATGGCCTTTGATGTGGACGAGTCCAAGATCGGCTCGGAAATCGGAGGAGTCCCTGTTTATCATTTAGACGATATTGAAGAGCAAATGCCAGAGAATGTTACGGTAGCCATCTTGACGGTTCCGGCTCCGGTAGCGCAGCCAATAGCGGATAGACTTGTAGAAAAGGGCGTAAAGGGCATACTGAACTTTACACCGGCCCGTATCAATGTTCCGGAAGAGATACGCATCCATCACATTGATTTAGCGGTGGAACTGCAGTCATTGGTATATTTTCTCAAGCACTATCCAAGCGAGTAA
- a CDS encoding twin-arginine translocase TatA/TatE family subunit: MGSLGMGSLLLIVFVALLIFGPSKLPQLGKAAGNTLREFKNATKGLADDDDAKEKKEETK, translated from the coding sequence ATGGGTTCATTAGGAATGGGAAGCCTCTTACTTATTGTATTTGTAGCACTACTTATTTTCGGTCCAAGCAAGTTGCCTCAACTTGGGAAAGCAGCAGGTAACACGTTGCGCGAATTCAAAAACGCAACTAAAGGATTGGCCGATGACGACGACGCTAAAGAGAAAAAAGAAGAAACGAAGTAA
- the tatC gene encoding twin-arginine translocase subunit TatC has protein sequence MLDREMSVYDHIGELRKRIIITASFFFVSAIGGFFLAEPIIVYLQQTDEAKELTMNAFRMTDPIKIFMQFAFLIAFIITFPVTLYQLWAFISPGLLEKERRVTLSYIPISIFLFLSGLAFSYFILFPFVVDFMGRLADRLEINQVIGINEYFQFLFQLTLPFGLLFQMPVIVMFLTRLGLITPDMLVQIRKFAYFALLVVGGMITPPELISHLMVTVPLFILYEISIVISRVSYRKAQKAAALMEQEEKMNN, from the coding sequence ATGCTAGATAGAGAAATGTCGGTGTATGACCATATAGGCGAGCTCCGAAAAAGAATCATCATCACAGCATCCTTCTTTTTCGTTTCGGCAATCGGCGGCTTCTTCTTGGCCGAACCGATCATTGTCTATTTACAGCAAACAGATGAAGCGAAAGAGCTGACGATGAACGCCTTTCGTATGACAGACCCCATCAAGATCTTTATGCAATTCGCCTTTCTAATTGCATTTATCATCACGTTCCCCGTCACCCTCTATCAGCTTTGGGCCTTCATCAGCCCGGGCTTGTTAGAAAAAGAACGGAGAGTAACGTTAAGCTATATACCAATTTCCATTTTCCTATTTTTAAGCGGACTAGCTTTCTCTTACTTCATTTTATTCCCGTTTGTCGTGGATTTCATGGGTAGACTAGCAGACCGATTGGAAATAAACCAGGTAATCGGAATCAACGAATACTTTCAATTCTTATTTCAGCTGACCCTACCGTTTGGGTTGCTATTTCAAATGCCAGTAATTGTGATGTTCTTAACAAGGCTGGGCCTAATTACACCAGACATGTTGGTGCAAATCCGTAAGTTCGCTTACTTTGCGCTGCTTGTAGTTGGTGGAATGATAACACCGCCAGAACTGATCTCACATTTGATGGTAACCGTCCCGCTGTTCATTCTATATGAAATCAGCATTGTGATTTCCCGCGTTTCTTATAGAAAAGCGCAGAAAGCGGCAGCGTTGATGGAGCAGGAAGAGAAGATGAATAATTAG
- a CDS encoding YdiK family protein, producing the protein MKITPLRMVFFYAIMGSLFLYLAIVSVRDTIWHWHTILLMLIATFDFGVAIRSYLLHQKIKEIQQKKK; encoded by the coding sequence ATGAAAATAACACCATTAAGAATGGTTTTCTTCTATGCGATCATGGGCAGCTTGTTCTTGTACCTGGCGATTGTTTCTGTGAGGGATACCATCTGGCACTGGCACACCATCCTGCTGATGCTTATTGCCACCTTTGACTTTGGCGTCGCCATTCGGTCTTATCTGCTGCATCAGAAGATAAAAGAGATACAACAGAAGAAAAAGTGA
- a CDS encoding CPBP family intramembrane glutamic endopeptidase, translated as MTKNYWLVIITYVLMQLSGLLGYPLLIWLGVGDGMERATREPYLIGVWAFISFTIGLAIVAWILRNEWTKGDFRGETASIPKTVLWSVVGFPLALIGQALAAQIQMQLFGIQPGSENTQQIMGFVSAFPVMIFAVAVAGPILEEIIFRKIIFGSIYKKFNFAIALTVSSLLFAVVHQDFEHLLIYFVMGGIFAFLYVKTNRIIVPIIAHVAMNSFVVIVQYVFRDDIEEMMRQMEEMQQNLPNFISFF; from the coding sequence ATGACAAAAAACTATTGGTTGGTCATTATTACATATGTCCTGATGCAGCTGTCCGGATTGCTTGGTTACCCGCTGTTGATCTGGCTTGGCGTCGGGGATGGCATGGAGCGTGCCACCAGAGAGCCTTATCTCATCGGTGTCTGGGCATTTATCAGTTTTACGATTGGATTGGCCATTGTTGCCTGGATACTCCGCAACGAATGGACCAAAGGGGACTTCCGAGGCGAAACGGCTTCCATCCCAAAAACAGTACTCTGGTCGGTTGTCGGCTTTCCACTCGCTCTGATCGGTCAGGCGCTTGCCGCACAAATTCAAATGCAACTTTTCGGCATCCAGCCGGGATCTGAGAACACCCAACAAATCATGGGGTTTGTCTCCGCATTCCCTGTCATGATTTTTGCCGTTGCAGTCGCTGGACCGATATTAGAGGAAATTATTTTCCGTAAGATCATTTTCGGTTCCATCTATAAGAAGTTTAACTTTGCCATCGCGCTGACGGTTAGTTCCCTGCTTTTTGCGGTGGTCCATCAAGATTTCGAGCATCTGCTGATATACTTTGTCATGGGGGGCATTTTCGCTTTCCTATATGTAAAAACAAACCGCATCATCGTTCCGATTATCGCCCACGTTGCCATGAACTCGTTTGTGGTCATCGTGCAATATGTGTTCCGCGATGATATTGAAGAAATGATGCGTCAAATGGAAGAAATGCAACAGAACTTACCGAATTTCATTTCGTTCTTTTAA
- the groES gene encoding co-chaperone GroES produces the protein MLKPLGDRIVIELVQSEEKTASGIVLPDSAKEKPQEGKVVAVGSGRVLESGERVALEVAEGDSVIFSKYAGTEVKFEGRELLILKETDVLAVVSK, from the coding sequence ATGTTAAAGCCATTAGGCGATCGCATTGTAATTGAACTTGTTCAATCAGAGGAAAAAACGGCAAGTGGTATCGTATTACCGGACTCTGCGAAAGAAAAACCTCAAGAAGGTAAAGTAGTAGCAGTAGGATCTGGTCGCGTACTAGAAAGCGGAGAGCGTGTAGCGCTTGAAGTTGCAGAAGGCGACAGCGTAATTTTCTCTAAATACGCAGGAACTGAAGTGAAATTCGAAGGAAGAGAACTTCTTATCCTAAAAGAAACAGACGTACTTGCAGTAGTAAGCAAATAA
- the groL gene encoding chaperonin GroEL (60 kDa chaperone family; promotes refolding of misfolded polypeptides especially under stressful conditions; forms two stacked rings of heptamers to form a barrel-shaped 14mer; ends can be capped by GroES; misfolded proteins enter the barrel where they are refolded when GroES binds), producing MAKEIKFSEEARRSMLRGVDKLADAVKVTLGPKGRNVVLEKKFGSPLITNDGVTIAKEIELEDAFENMGAKLVAEVASKTNDVAGDGTTTATVLAQAMIREGLKNVTAGANPMGIRKGIEKAVAVAIEELKTISKPIEGKASIAQVAAISAADEEVGQLIAEAMERVGNDGVITLEESKGFTTELEVVEGMQFDRGYASPYMVTDSDKMEAVLENPYVLITDKKITNIQEILPVLEQVVQQGKPLLLIAEDVEGEALATLVVNKLRGTFNAVAVKAPGFGDRRKAMLQDIAVLTGGEVITEELGLDLKTANISQLGRADKIVVTKENTTVVNGHGNTEEIQARVGQIRAQLEDTTSEFDREKLQERLAKIAGGVAVIKVGAATETELKERKLRIEDALNSTRAAVEEGIVAGGGTALVNIYNKVAAIQAEGDEATGIKIVLRAIEEPVRQIAHNAGLEGSVIVERLKKEEIGIGFNAATGEWVNMLEVGIVDPTKVTRYALQNAASVSAMFLTTEAVVADIPEENAGGGMPDMGGMGGMGGMM from the coding sequence ATGGCAAAAGAAATTAAGTTCAGTGAAGAAGCCCGTCGCTCCATGCTTCGCGGTGTAGACAAACTAGCTGATGCAGTGAAAGTAACATTAGGACCAAAAGGACGTAACGTAGTACTTGAAAAGAAATTCGGTTCTCCACTAATCACAAACGACGGTGTAACAATCGCGAAAGAAATCGAATTAGAAGATGCATTTGAAAACATGGGTGCGAAACTTGTAGCAGAAGTTGCAAGCAAAACAAACGACGTTGCCGGTGACGGTACAACTACTGCAACAGTTCTTGCGCAAGCAATGATCCGCGAAGGATTAAAGAACGTTACAGCTGGTGCAAACCCAATGGGTATTCGTAAAGGTATTGAAAAAGCGGTTGCTGTAGCAATCGAAGAATTAAAAACAATCTCTAAACCAATCGAAGGCAAAGCTTCTATCGCACAAGTTGCAGCAATCTCTGCAGCAGACGAAGAAGTAGGTCAATTGATTGCAGAAGCAATGGAGCGCGTTGGTAACGACGGTGTTATTACGCTTGAAGAGTCCAAAGGCTTCACTACAGAACTTGAAGTAGTAGAAGGTATGCAATTCGACCGTGGATATGCATCTCCATACATGGTAACTGACTCTGATAAAATGGAAGCTGTTCTTGAAAACCCTTATGTGTTAATCACAGATAAGAAAATCACGAACATCCAAGAAATCCTTCCAGTTCTTGAGCAAGTAGTACAACAAGGCAAGCCGTTGTTACTGATTGCAGAAGACGTAGAAGGCGAAGCATTGGCTACATTAGTAGTGAACAAATTACGTGGAACATTCAATGCAGTAGCAGTTAAAGCTCCTGGATTCGGTGACCGTCGTAAAGCAATGCTTCAAGACATCGCAGTACTAACTGGCGGAGAAGTAATCACAGAAGAATTAGGTCTTGACCTAAAAACTGCGAACATCAGCCAATTAGGACGCGCTGACAAAATCGTTGTAACTAAAGAAAACACGACTGTTGTAAACGGACACGGCAACACGGAAGAGATCCAAGCTCGTGTTGGCCAAATCCGTGCACAATTAGAAGATACAACTTCTGAATTCGACCGTGAAAAATTACAAGAACGCCTAGCTAAAATCGCTGGTGGCGTAGCTGTAATCAAAGTTGGAGCGGCGACAGAAACAGAACTAAAAGAGCGCAAACTTCGCATTGAAGATGCTCTAAACTCCACACGTGCTGCAGTTGAAGAAGGAATCGTAGCCGGTGGTGGTACGGCTCTTGTAAACATCTACAACAAAGTAGCGGCAATCCAAGCGGAAGGCGACGAAGCAACAGGTATTAAAATCGTTCTTCGCGCAATCGAAGAGCCTGTACGCCAAATCGCGCACAACGCTGGTCTAGAAGGATCTGTCATCGTAGAACGCCTGAAAAAAGAAGAAATCGGCATCGGATTCAACGCAGCAACTGGCGAGTGGGTAAACATGCTTGAAGTTGGTATCGTAGATCCGACTAAAGTAACTCGCTATGCACTTCAAAACGCAGCAAGCGTATCTGCGATGTTCCTAACTACTGAAGCAGTAGTAGCAGACATCCCAGAAGAAAACGCTGGCGGCGGCATGCCTGACATGGGCGGCATGGGTGGAATGGGCGGAATGATGTAA
- a CDS encoding ABC-three component system protein, with translation MTGSKNTTKGDNSPVYNNNGNVYNSNVIHMRSDFINPYNLKMVINFLELELENDIEPNPGVEDDVGLNRINIVAKNTINNLEEEGSNDYNKVIIESSIYFKTIKDILADPRNKKLKKSYNNIKKTINRKIPEIKREKEYFCEVINDIIDRFLNSNDIEILENEEMVSVVIHFMYYICHIGENGDTNAETG, from the coding sequence ATGACAGGAAGTAAAAATACTACAAAAGGTGATAATAGTCCAGTTTATAACAATAATGGTAATGTATACAACTCAAACGTTATACATATGAGAAGTGACTTTATTAATCCCTATAACCTTAAAATGGTAATAAACTTTCTGGAATTAGAGCTTGAAAATGATATAGAGCCTAATCCAGGTGTTGAGGATGATGTTGGATTAAATAGGATAAACATTGTAGCCAAAAATACTATTAATAATTTAGAAGAAGAAGGATCTAATGATTACAACAAAGTCATAATTGAAAGCAGTATTTATTTTAAAACTATTAAAGATATACTTGCTGACCCTCGTAATAAAAAATTAAAGAAATCATACAATAATATAAAGAAGACCATCAATAGAAAAATCCCAGAAATTAAAAGAGAAAAGGAATATTTTTGCGAAGTAATTAATGATATTATTGATAGATTTTTAAACTCAAATGATATAGAGATCCTAGAGAATGAGGAAATGGTTAGTGTTGTAATACATTTTATGTATTATATATGTCACATTGGAGAGAACGGTGATACCAATGCTGAAACCGGATAA
- a CDS encoding ABC-three component system middle component 6 — MLKPDKFTELNRSLIYVVAILIKLFKENDYKCSYGKLYNELEKQIGDDALYFFLPAIDFLFLLGKVDYDIDSDFLEMEI; from the coding sequence ATGCTGAAACCGGATAAATTTACAGAGTTAAATAGAAGTTTAATTTATGTAGTTGCAATATTAATAAAGCTATTCAAAGAAAATGATTACAAGTGTAGCTACGGAAAGCTTTATAATGAATTGGAAAAACAAATTGGTGATGATGCGTTATATTTCTTTTTACCGGCAATTGATTTTTTATTTTTACTTGGTAAAGTTGACTACGATATCGATTCTGACTTCTTGGAGATGGAAATATGA
- a CDS encoding DUF2326 domain-containing protein, with translation MKLSRLYSDDSRFKDIEFKNGLNIIFGYVHDKNVNDPHNLGKSALVQLIDFMLLKEVKKGNYFYNKKKVFKNHTFYLELKLNKGDYLTIRRSFSNVTRVDIKIINYSTKLLDCAEWDYTNLVLNTTSENVIPATAILNEKLNFDILGDYDYRKLVGYFIRTQNDYSDVFQLKKFSSSTDQVWKPFVYELLGFDSILLFKKYELNSEIDALKTKIKNMEDYYSASDIDRINGQIDILNREKEILEQDLDSFNFYLNEKQISKVLINEIENKSISLQNKAYNLRADIDLIENSLATKEFLDFDYIKELFEEVEIYFSDQLEKSYEDLISFNKSLLEDRRVHLSKLLIDKQAELKVVDEMLKDLGKQRSDILNVLQDSDVINKYKNLRANLIEKEKSIQSLETQKDIISQTRTDIKELNEKKKELEKINQTIDTKIESGNQVLNDIRYLFKTYFEAITSKNGIIDISTNTTSNVEFNAGIITDGGALTHEDEGFSYRKMLCMCFDLAILSYYSNKSFFKFLYHDGPFEALHENRKWSYLEFIEEYCNENDVQYIINLIDSDVSKDKLNRRDIVCELEQTEDGSGALFGFKY, from the coding sequence ATGAAATTATCAAGGTTGTATAGCGATGATTCAAGGTTTAAAGATATAGAATTTAAAAATGGATTGAATATCATATTTGGTTATGTTCATGATAAAAATGTTAATGATCCCCACAATCTTGGGAAAAGTGCTCTTGTACAGCTGATAGATTTCATGCTGCTTAAGGAAGTGAAAAAAGGAAACTATTTTTACAACAAGAAAAAGGTTTTTAAGAATCATACATTTTATCTTGAATTAAAACTAAATAAAGGTGACTATTTAACAATTAGAAGATCTTTTAGTAACGTAACAAGAGTAGATATCAAAATAATCAATTATTCTACAAAACTGTTGGATTGTGCAGAATGGGATTATACAAATTTAGTTCTAAATACTACGAGTGAAAATGTGATTCCGGCTACAGCAATTTTAAATGAAAAGTTGAACTTTGATATATTAGGAGATTATGATTATCGTAAGCTAGTAGGTTATTTTATTAGAACTCAAAACGACTATAGTGATGTTTTCCAATTAAAGAAGTTCTCAAGCTCTACAGATCAAGTATGGAAACCTTTTGTATATGAATTATTAGGGTTTGATAGTATTCTTCTTTTTAAAAAATATGAACTAAATAGTGAAATTGATGCTTTAAAAACAAAAATAAAAAATATGGAAGACTATTATAGTGCTTCAGATATAGATAGAATTAACGGCCAAATTGATATTCTGAATAGAGAAAAAGAAATATTGGAACAGGATCTTGACTCCTTTAACTTCTATTTAAATGAAAAACAAATTAGTAAAGTATTAATTAATGAGATTGAAAACAAATCGATTTCCTTACAAAACAAAGCATATAATTTACGGGCTGACATTGACCTTATTGAAAATTCTTTAGCGACGAAAGAGTTTCTTGACTTTGACTACATAAAAGAGCTTTTTGAAGAAGTCGAAATTTACTTTAGTGATCAACTTGAAAAATCATATGAAGATTTAATTAGTTTTAACAAGTCTTTACTAGAAGATAGAAGGGTTCATTTATCAAAGCTTCTTATTGACAAACAAGCAGAGCTTAAAGTTGTCGATGAAATGCTAAAAGACTTAGGAAAACAACGGTCAGACATCTTAAATGTGTTACAAGATAGTGATGTTATAAATAAATACAAAAATTTGAGAGCAAATTTAATTGAAAAGGAAAAGAGCATTCAGAGTCTTGAGACCCAAAAAGATATAATTTCACAAACAAGAACAGATATCAAAGAGTTAAATGAAAAAAAGAAGGAACTGGAAAAAATAAATCAAACAATAGATACGAAAATAGAAAGTGGAAATCAGGTTCTAAATGATATAAGGTATCTATTTAAGACTTACTTTGAAGCTATAACAAGTAAGAATGGAATAATTGATATTTCAACTAATACAACTTCAAATGTCGAGTTTAATGCGGGTATTATAACAGATGGTGGAGCTTTGACCCATGAAGATGAAGGTTTTTCATATCGAAAAATGCTGTGTATGTGTTTTGATTTAGCTATATTAAGCTATTATTCTAATAAAAGTTTCTTTAAATTTTTATATCATGATGGACCTTTTGAGGCATTACATGAAAATCGCAAATGGTCTTATCTTGAATTTATTGAAGAATATTGTAATGAAAATGATGTGCAGTATATCATAAATTTAATTGATTCAGATGTCTCTAAAGATAAATTAAATAGAAGAGATATTGTATGTGAGCTTGAGCAAACTGAAGATGGATCAGGTGCGTTATTTGGTTTCAAGTATTAG
- a CDS encoding FRG domain-containing protein → MIKYITKYNQDDVPTLFGQIILDIELIEDPPFYIIVTDDNQSCFLGYIEVFAEFISCRVVSRVFELNQVLKNPDNYILEHEKEIKEIRVGDFKSIELNIRSLKEALEVSSIIVSNKNSFLFRGQANKEWTIESSLFRKGYNQSKEPQLYSEIRRINHDQFSSNDFNQLTSDMQHYGIPTRLVDWTSNIFNAIYFACVSGMEDLSKDGAVFLMDCPEILNVDSETYKDIQSFLEYRYGYKDDVEAIFPILSKVYESDKKYKFIEIRLSNERIKRQNGYFSLCFEASEDEANGFLKYMFNEYLKRNNSNVPDQHLDKVVDLIRIPLDNSIRDPICHRVEEYNSIASEHPIDLEGLKEALDRFSSIKPFTHIMNDIQKHDQHIKIIIPSTYKKDITIELDKVGINSSTIYPDLEGMTKYIKEKYSN, encoded by the coding sequence TTGATTAAATATATAACGAAATATAACCAAGATGATGTACCAACCTTATTTGGTCAGATAATTTTAGATATTGAGTTAATAGAAGACCCTCCGTTTTACATAATAGTTACCGATGATAATCAAAGTTGCTTTTTAGGATATATAGAAGTGTTTGCAGAATTTATATCATGTAGAGTGGTTTCAAGAGTCTTTGAATTGAATCAAGTTTTAAAGAATCCAGATAATTATATCTTGGAACACGAAAAAGAAATTAAAGAAATTAGAGTAGGCGATTTTAAAAGTATTGAATTGAATATCAGGAGTTTAAAAGAGGCTCTCGAAGTCTCTAGTATTATAGTCTCAAATAAAAACAGTTTTTTATTTAGGGGCCAAGCAAATAAAGAATGGACGATTGAGAGTAGTTTATTTAGAAAAGGATACAATCAAAGTAAGGAACCGCAATTATATTCTGAGATTAGGCGTATAAATCATGATCAATTTAGTTCTAATGATTTTAATCAACTAACCAGTGATATGCAACATTATGGGATTCCTACTAGGCTTGTGGATTGGACTAGCAATATTTTTAATGCAATCTATTTCGCCTGTGTAAGTGGTATGGAAGATTTAAGTAAAGATGGAGCTGTTTTCTTAATGGATTGTCCGGAGATATTAAATGTGGATTCGGAAACTTATAAGGATATTCAATCTTTTTTAGAATACAGATATGGTTACAAAGATGATGTAGAAGCAATATTCCCTATTCTTTCCAAAGTATATGAGTCCGATAAAAAGTATAAATTCATAGAAATTAGGCTTTCTAACGAGAGAATAAAACGCCAAAATGGTTACTTCTCCCTATGTTTTGAAGCTAGTGAAGATGAAGCCAACGGTTTTTTAAAGTATATGTTTAATGAATATCTAAAAAGAAATAATAGTAATGTTCCAGACCAACATCTAGATAAAGTTGTCGATCTAATAAGGATACCTCTTGATAATTCCATTAGAGATCCTATTTGTCACCGGGTTGAAGAGTATAATTCTATAGCTTCTGAGCATCCAATAGACTTGGAGGGGTTAAAGGAGGCTTTAGATAGATTCAGTAGTATTAAACCTTTTACTCATATAATGAATGATATTCAAAAGCATGATCAGCATATAAAAATAATTATTCCTTCTACATATAAGAAAGATATTACTATTGAGTTAGATAAAGTTGGGATTAATAGTAGTACCATATATCCAGATCTAGAAGGTATGACTAAGTATATCAAGGAAAAGTATTCTAATTAA
- a CDS encoding VCBS repeat-containing protein — MNRYYYNSNWRITGVVASATGDVNGDLIPDSVFVTGYRESEGYIIQNMVLGIRDGATGVSVSIPLKENMGYDPMLFLGDFTGDGVNDIFITFPTGGSGGTTNTYIYSFVNNEPRLLFDSDAFNQAYQYKVTYKDKYKVEVVSERNNAKYLIDLSLRDPEYLNGIYDANGKLKAPFSGWVDPISGIYPVDFGFDGVFYLLAYQQIAGSYHADTVGTMQNRLKWNGYMFVLDYQDLAIYGADNS; from the coding sequence ATGAATAGGTATTATTACAATTCCAACTGGAGGATTACTGGTGTGGTGGCTTCGGCAACTGGGGATGTAAATGGCGATTTGATCCCTGATAGTGTGTTTGTGACAGGTTATAGAGAATCAGAGGGTTACATCATACAGAATATGGTGCTTGGTATCCGGGATGGAGCAACAGGTGTCTCGGTTAGTATTCCTCTGAAGGAAAATATGGGGTATGATCCGATGCTGTTTTTGGGTGATTTTACGGGAGACGGGGTCAATGATATTTTCATTACCTTCCCTACAGGTGGCAGCGGTGGAACGACCAATACCTATATTTATTCTTTTGTTAACAACGAACCACGTTTGTTGTTTGACTCGGATGCATTTAACCAAGCGTATCAATATAAGGTAACGTATAAGGACAAATATAAGGTGGAAGTAGTTAGTGAAAGAAATAATGCTAAGTATCTTATCGATCTTTCCCTAAGGGACCCTGAGTATTTAAATGGAATTTATGATGCCAATGGCAAATTGAAGGCGCCTTTCAGTGGGTGGGTGGATCCCATAAGCGGAATATACCCAGTTGATTTTGGATTTGATGGTGTATTTTATTTACTTGCCTATCAACAGATTGCCGGAAGCTACCATGCAGATACGGTCGGTACGATGCAGAATAGACTTAAGTGGAATGGTTATATGTTTGTGCTGGACTATCAGGATTTGGCGATCTATGGGGCTGATAACAGTTGA
- a CDS encoding M48 family metallopeptidase, translating to MIHTYSGETIHFEIKYKNRKSIAIHMDVYGNVEVQAPKGTQDEKVIQLLEEKWELIQEKSKKMKDRLLGQQEKEYSQEERVLYLGNTYPVKVYQDTTIEQDYVVFDEKHINVYVKQVEDGRIKQALKRFYYQQCKAIVEKSVRSYQSNFKVKPRSIRISDSKTTWGTCDSQLQLTFNWKLAMAPMKVIDYVVVHEMCHMIHLNHDRSFWRLVGKISPDYKEQENWLALSSWKMTI from the coding sequence ATGATACATACATATTCAGGAGAAACCATCCATTTTGAGATAAAATACAAAAATCGCAAATCCATTGCCATTCATATGGACGTCTATGGAAATGTGGAAGTCCAGGCTCCTAAAGGTACACAGGATGAAAAAGTGATTCAATTGCTGGAGGAAAAGTGGGAACTGATTCAAGAAAAATCAAAAAAGATGAAGGACAGGCTGCTTGGGCAGCAGGAGAAGGAATACAGTCAGGAGGAGAGGGTTCTTTATTTAGGAAACACCTATCCTGTAAAGGTTTATCAAGATACTACTATTGAACAAGATTATGTCGTGTTTGATGAGAAACATATAAATGTATATGTGAAACAGGTGGAGGACGGAAGGATAAAACAAGCTTTAAAGAGATTTTATTACCAGCAATGCAAAGCTATAGTGGAGAAGAGTGTAAGATCCTATCAAAGTAACTTTAAAGTAAAACCACGGTCTATCCGTATATCTGATAGTAAGACTACATGGGGAACCTGTGATTCCCAATTACAGTTAACTTTCAATTGGAAGTTGGCCATGGCTCCAATGAAAGTAATCGATTATGTAGTAGTACACGAAATGTGCCATATGATTCATCTTAATCACGACCGCTCCTTCTGGCGGCTTGTAGGAAAAATATCGCCTGATTATAAAGAACAGGAAAATTGGTTGGCGCTGTCAAGTTGGAAGATGACTATTTAG